In a genomic window of Gossypium arboreum isolate Shixiya-1 chromosome 7, ASM2569848v2, whole genome shotgun sequence:
- the LOC128295417 gene encoding intracellular protein transport protein USO1-like, with protein sequence MKHNIEGLEAALQDYELQIEQLEAREEHWKEELHHFQDQVRDRDYLMGEAIVQIREVADHLQDLAAQANEVKDQMLEAQRNMMAEMAQLLRGTTDKGKAPMTTTEEDNEGHPPGFTPPHVQTQPKAYPRGSSVTIRPQQGQVDAGIPMNFQTGSGFNPGDNPANPVIPDLDIAEREEIRLESSRQLEERCRWLEEKFKALENADNRQGIDAKDLSLVPNLVLPHKFKIPKFDKYNGTTCSEAHITMFCRRMTSYVNNDQLLIHCFQDSLVGAAARW encoded by the exons atgaagcacaATATTGAAGGGTTGGAAGCAGCACTACAGGACTATGAGCTGcagattgagcagctcgaggcaagGGAAGAACATTGGAAGGAAGAGCTTCACCATTTTCAGGATCAGGTTAGAGATAGGGACTACCTCATGGGAGAAGCTATAGTACAGATTCGAGAAGTTGCTGATCACTTGCAGGACCTGGCGGCGCAAGCTAAT GAGGTGAAGGATCAAATGTTGGAGgctcaaaggaatatgatggctgagaTGGCTCAGTTGTTGAGGGGGACAACAGATAAAGGAAAGGCCCCTATGACTACCACTGAAGAGGATAACGAGGGTCATCCTCCTGGTTTTACTCCACCTCATGTGCAGACTCAACCTAAGGCATATCCCCGCGGGTCGTCTGTCACAATAAGGCCTCAACAAGGACAAGTCGATGCTGGAATACCAATGAACTTTCAAACTGGTTCGGGATTCAACCCTGGAGACAACCCTGCCAATCCAGTTATCCCTGATCTAGATATAGCTGAGAGGGAAGAGATAAGACTCGAATCATCAAGGCAATTAGAAGAACGTTGTAGATggttagaggagaaatttaaggcacTAGAAAATGCTGATAATCGTCAGGGAATTGATGCTAAGGACTTGAGTTTGGTCCCAAATTTGGTGCTTCCCCAtaagttcaaaataccaaaattcgataagtacaatgggactacttgctcGGAAGCCCATATCACCATGTTCTGCAGACGGATGACTAGttatgtaaacaatgatcaattattgatccattgttttcaggatagtttGGTTGGGGCAGCGGCTAGGTGGTAG